Proteins encoded in a region of the Flavobacteriales bacterium genome:
- a CDS encoding DNA polymerase III subunit gamma/tau, whose amino-acid sequence MENFIVSARKYRPQTFDTVVGQGSITSTLKNAIANKHLAQAFLFCGPRGVGKTTCARILAKTINCMDLQSNTEACDQCESCKSFNEGRSLNIYELDAASNNGVDAIRALIEQVSFAPQLGQYKVYIIDEVHMLSTGAFNAFLKTLEEPPRHAIFILATTEKHKIIPTILSRCQIFDFNRIKISDITQHLQKIAANEGITADPEALHIIAQKADGGLRDALSIFDQIVSFAGNDISYKAVIDNLNILDYDYYFRVTDAILAQDIKSVLIIFDEILKKGFDGHIFINGLASHFRDLLVCKDPQTLVLLETSESIKDRYQQQAKAAPVQVLIQALELYSRCDVSYKASKNQRLLVELTLMQACSLDPQGEKKNLN is encoded by the coding sequence ATGGAAAATTTCATTGTTTCGGCCAGGAAGTATCGTCCCCAAACCTTCGACACGGTTGTGGGTCAGGGTTCTATTACCTCTACGCTGAAGAATGCCATTGCCAATAAACACCTGGCTCAGGCCTTTTTGTTTTGCGGTCCGCGCGGTGTTGGAAAAACCACCTGTGCCCGTATTTTGGCAAAAACCATCAATTGCATGGATTTGCAGTCGAACACCGAAGCCTGCGACCAATGCGAATCCTGCAAATCTTTTAATGAGGGACGATCACTCAACATTTATGAGTTGGATGCGGCTTCCAATAATGGAGTCGACGCAATCCGTGCCTTGATTGAGCAGGTCAGTTTTGCACCACAATTAGGTCAGTACAAAGTATATATTATCGACGAGGTTCACATGCTCTCTACCGGTGCATTCAATGCCTTTTTGAAAACACTCGAAGAGCCTCCACGTCACGCTATCTTTATTCTTGCCACAACGGAAAAACACAAAATCATTCCTACGATTTTATCCCGTTGTCAGATTTTCGATTTTAACCGGATTAAAATTTCCGATATCACGCAGCATCTTCAAAAAATTGCTGCCAACGAAGGAATTACTGCCGATCCTGAAGCCTTACATATCATCGCCCAAAAAGCAGATGGAGGTTTACGCGATGCACTTTCCATTTTCGATCAGATCGTTTCATTTGCCGGGAATGACATCAGTTACAAAGCGGTTATTGACAACCTCAATATCCTTGATTACGACTATTACTTCCGGGTGACTGACGCCATTCTTGCACAGGATATTAAAAGTGTGCTCATTATTTTTGATGAGATTCTTAAAAAAGGTTTCGACGGACATATTTTCATTAACGGACTGGCATCGCACTTCCGTGATTTGCTGGTTTGCAAAGACCCGCAAACATTGGTGCTGCTGGAAACATCCGAGTCCATCAAAGACCGTTATCAGCAACAAGCAAAAGCGGCACCGGTGCAGGTTCTTATTCAGGCACTGGAATTATATAGCCGTTGCGATGTTTCCTATAAAGCATCAAAAAATCAACGTCTGCTGGTAGAACTCACCCTGATGCAAGCCTGCTCCCTCGATCCTCAGGGAGAAAAAAAAAACTTGAATTAA
- the rpsF gene encoding 30S ribosomal protein S6: MSNRYETVFILTPVLSDDQAKEAVAKFKGILKDLKAKVVHDEFWGLKKLAYPIQKKTTGFYQLIEFDADAEVIARLEVEYRRDERVLRFLTVKLDKHAVAYNERKRSGETAKPRKKEKAS, translated from the coding sequence ATGTCTAACCGTTACGAAACTGTTTTCATTTTGACTCCCGTTTTGTCTGATGATCAGGCAAAGGAAGCAGTTGCAAAGTTCAAGGGTATCCTGAAGGATCTCAAAGCTAAGGTCGTTCACGACGAGTTTTGGGGCCTGAAGAAACTGGCTTATCCTATCCAGAAAAAAACGACCGGATTCTATCAACTCATCGAGTTTGATGCAGATGCGGAAGTAATTGCTCGTCTGGAAGTGGAATACCGCCGCGATGAACGTGTGCTGCGTTTCCTTACTGTGAAACTCGACAAACATGCTGTTGCTTACAACGAAAGAAAGCGCAGCGGCGAAACCGCCAAGCCACGTAAAAAAGAAAAGGCTTCCTAA
- the rpsR gene encoding 30S ribosomal protein S18, translating to MSVDNDIRYLTPISIETTKEKYCRFKKSGIKYIDYKDPNFLLKFVNEQGKILPRRVTGTSLKFQRKVSQAVKRARHLSLMPYVADMLK from the coding sequence ATGTCAGTAGATAACGATATTCGCTATTTGACCCCCATCAGCATTGAAACGACAAAAGAAAAATATTGTCGTTTTAAGAAATCAGGTATCAAATACATCGATTACAAAGACCCCAATTTCTTATTGAAATTCGTAAACGAACAAGGAAAAATTCTTCCACGTCGTGTAACAGGAACCTCTTTAAAATTTCAGCGCAAAGTATCTCAGGCGGTGAAGCGTGCTCGTCACCTTTCCCTGATGCCGTATGTAGCTGATATGCTGAAATAA
- the rplI gene encoding 50S ribosomal protein L9, with protein MEVILKKDIDKLGYKDDVVKVRDGYGRNFLIPKGYAEVATESAKKMLAENLKQRAHKEAKVRAEAEKMAAALKGVTVKVGAKAGESGKIFGSVNTIQVADALKKLGYDFDRKHISIKNEPIKVLGTYEAVIRLHKDITETITFEVVEE; from the coding sequence ATGGAAGTAATTCTCAAGAAAGACATCGATAAACTCGGCTACAAAGATGATGTAGTGAAGGTTCGCGACGGTTATGGTCGTAATTTCCTCATCCCAAAAGGTTATGCTGAGGTTGCTACAGAATCAGCAAAGAAAATGCTTGCTGAAAATCTGAAACAACGTGCTCACAAAGAAGCTAAAGTTCGCGCTGAAGCTGAGAAAATGGCAGCTGCACTGAAAGGTGTAACTGTAAAAGTTGGAGCAAAAGCCGGCGAGAGCGGTAAAATTTTCGGAAGTGTTAACACCATTCAGGTGGCTGATGCTCTGAAAAAATTAGGTTATGATTTTGATCGTAAACATATCTCGATTAAAAACGAACCAATTAAAGTTCTCGGTACTTACGAAGCGGTAATCCGTCTTCATAAGGATATCACAGAAACCATCACTTTCGAAGTGGTAGAAGAATAA
- a CDS encoding oligosaccharide flippase family protein → MKILLEKYLRSGFIRNVFTLAAGSGLAQIISVASNIILAKYFFPPEDFAIYAVFFSWFQPLSIVGALRLEVAIPMPAGDEEAVALTKTAIRVGLLTSFLSLMGVSLWFFISRYFGLNTAQGFYFLLPITVFSGILMQSYNVLSVRWENYRNNATSRVLTNVVIALVSILLGYLSFGPEGLIIGLFSGQFAGAIYMYFSMHHRIRSTSPYQGENLFKKYREFIWINTPHAFVDTLQLTGTVFLLRWLFNDEIVGWFFLSWRILKMPLTFMGTAVYQVFYTRASKAYHTGEDIRPAIRKIYGQMFLLGLPICIVLLIGGPYLFALVFGEEWRGAGELSKIMAIWLFANFIVSPVSCMAMIHQQQGKAFMLAIMELLIRFGSLILGEALGGLEGGFWMMSISSTFLMIFMMYWYISISRPIIQH, encoded by the coding sequence ATGAAAATCCTTCTGGAAAAATACCTTCGTTCAGGTTTTATCCGCAATGTGTTTACACTGGCGGCCGGATCGGGATTGGCGCAAATTATTTCGGTTGCCAGCAATATTATTCTCGCCAAGTATTTTTTTCCGCCGGAAGATTTTGCGATTTACGCCGTGTTTTTTTCCTGGTTTCAACCTTTAAGCATCGTTGGTGCATTGCGACTGGAAGTAGCCATTCCCATGCCTGCGGGCGACGAAGAGGCTGTTGCCTTGACAAAAACAGCAATACGGGTTGGACTCCTCACTAGTTTTCTTTCTTTGATGGGTGTCAGCTTGTGGTTTTTCATATCACGATATTTTGGTTTAAATACCGCTCAGGGATTTTACTTTTTATTACCCATCACCGTGTTCTCCGGAATACTCATGCAGAGTTATAATGTTCTGTCGGTACGATGGGAAAATTACAGAAACAACGCTACCAGCAGGGTGCTTACCAATGTAGTTATAGCGCTTGTTTCTATTCTGCTTGGTTACCTGAGTTTTGGACCCGAAGGATTAATCATCGGATTGTTTAGCGGCCAGTTTGCCGGTGCTATCTACATGTATTTTTCCATGCATCATCGCATACGGTCCACATCACCCTACCAGGGTGAAAATTTATTTAAGAAATACCGCGAATTTATCTGGATAAATACCCCGCATGCATTTGTGGATACCCTTCAACTGACCGGTACCGTTTTTTTATTGCGATGGTTGTTTAACGACGAAATTGTTGGTTGGTTTTTCCTGTCGTGGCGCATATTAAAAATGCCTTTGACTTTTATGGGAACTGCCGTTTATCAGGTGTTTTATACGCGGGCAAGCAAAGCCTATCACACCGGTGAAGATATACGTCCGGCCATTCGGAAAATTTATGGTCAGATGTTTTTACTCGGACTCCCCATTTGCATTGTGCTGTTGATTGGTGGTCCCTATTTGTTTGCACTTGTTTTTGGAGAAGAATGGAGAGGTGCCGGCGAATTATCGAAAATCATGGCGATATGGTTGTTTGCCAATTTTATCGTTTCACCGGTTTCGTGTATGGCCATGATTCACCAACAGCAGGGAAAAGCCTTTATGCTGGCCATTATGGAATTACTGATTCGCTTTGGATCCTTAATTCTTGGTGAAGCACTGGGTGGTTTGGAAGGCGGTTTCTGGATGATGTCCATTTCCAGTACATTCCTGATGATTTTTATGATGTACTGGTACATTTCCATTTCCCGTCCAATTATCCAACATTGA
- a CDS encoding ABC transporter permease, with translation MSAVKIIIEPGSASKHYWKDIWQYRGLLFFLAWRDLAVRYKQTVIGVLWALIRPLLTIGVAAFINWINHRSQSEGVPVLVMSTIATIPWILFSSIFGESSNSLIANSNLLTKVYFPRLIVPLSTILVCLVDFAISLVILLAVMLIYHVVPGVEILLLPLFILLTIIAASGAGFWMASLNVKYRDFRYIIPVITQFGLFVSPILFSSADIYQSSYPEWLKYIWSINPMVVVIEGFKCSFLGAEQFVFHPGMYVSLSTGFVLLFFGIWYFRKTERGFADVI, from the coding sequence ATGTCGGCCGTTAAAATCATTATTGAACCGGGTTCTGCTTCGAAGCATTACTGGAAAGATATCTGGCAGTACAGAGGATTATTGTTCTTTCTGGCATGGCGCGATTTGGCTGTACGTTATAAGCAAACCGTTATCGGTGTTTTGTGGGCATTAATTCGTCCCTTGTTAACCATCGGTGTTGCTGCATTTATCAATTGGATCAATCACCGTTCACAGAGTGAAGGAGTGCCCGTGTTGGTGATGTCGACCATTGCCACCATTCCCTGGATTTTGTTCTCCTCGATTTTTGGTGAATCGTCGAATTCCTTAATTGCGAATTCGAATTTGCTCACCAAAGTTTATTTCCCGCGATTGATTGTTCCTTTAAGTACCATTCTTGTCTGTCTGGTTGATTTTGCGATTTCACTGGTGATTTTATTGGCCGTGATGCTTATTTATCATGTGGTACCGGGAGTTGAAATCCTTTTGTTGCCCTTGTTTATTCTACTCACCATTATCGCTGCAAGTGGAGCCGGATTTTGGATGGCATCACTGAATGTGAAGTACAGAGATTTCAGATACATCATTCCGGTAATTACGCAATTCGGATTATTTGTTTCTCCGATTTTATTTTCAAGCGCTGATATTTACCAGAGTTCGTATCCGGAATGGTTGAAATACATCTGGAGTATAAATCCGATGGTGGTGGTAATTGAAGGATTTAAATGTTCGTTTTTGGGTGCAGAACAATTTGTTTTCCATCCGGGAATGTATGTCTCCTTAAGTACAGGTTTTGTTTTATTGTTTTTCGGGATTTGGTATTTCAGAAAAACAGAAAGAGGATTTGCCGACGTGATTTAA
- a CDS encoding ABC transporter ATP-binding protein, with protein MANAIIKVEGLSKRYVLQHNRTERYMTFRDMLTSGFRKSASVSKSDFWALNNVSFDVQAGDRVGIVGRNGAGKSTLLKILSRIVDPTKGRIEINGRLASLLEVGTGFHPELSGRENVFLNGSILGMSRSEIARKFDEIVAFAEVGKFIDTPVKRYSSGMYVRLAFAVAAHLEPEILVVDEVLAVGDSEFQKKCIGKMKEVSSDGRTILFVSHNMAAVQNLCNKSIFLKHGELVDYGDTSLILPKYLKSTDQGSSVDLRSRADRSGSGLIRFTAFDVCDSKGEQLLTPQTGQDVMLRFAFEKNGEVNRLHLAVGIDDEYGTRITHLSNEVTNQIFEKVEKDQHYIQIHIPQLPLKNGSYSFTLYSTVNGELADYIQNAGSFFVESGDFYGTGKLPPEGQGNFLLKHHFTLS; from the coding sequence ATGGCTAACGCGATTATAAAAGTTGAAGGTTTAAGTAAACGATATGTGTTGCAGCATAATCGTACAGAACGCTATATGACTTTTCGCGATATGCTCACCAGTGGATTCCGGAAATCGGCTTCCGTTTCTAAATCTGATTTCTGGGCGCTGAATAATGTTTCATTTGATGTTCAGGCTGGAGATCGAGTTGGAATTGTGGGAAGGAATGGAGCGGGTAAATCAACCTTGCTAAAAATTTTAAGCCGTATTGTTGATCCAACAAAAGGAAGAATAGAAATTAATGGTCGACTCGCCTCTTTGCTTGAAGTGGGTACCGGTTTTCATCCTGAATTAAGCGGGCGAGAAAATGTTTTTCTGAATGGTTCCATTTTGGGGATGTCGCGCAGTGAAATTGCACGGAAGTTTGATGAGATCGTAGCCTTTGCTGAGGTAGGGAAATTTATTGATACACCTGTAAAACGATATTCGAGCGGAATGTATGTGCGATTGGCATTTGCGGTTGCTGCACATCTTGAACCGGAAATTTTGGTGGTGGATGAAGTATTGGCTGTGGGTGATTCTGAATTTCAAAAAAAATGCATCGGCAAAATGAAGGAAGTTTCTTCGGATGGAAGAACGATTTTGTTTGTGAGTCACAATATGGCCGCCGTGCAGAATCTGTGCAACAAATCTATTTTTCTAAAGCATGGCGAGTTGGTGGATTACGGTGATACCTCGCTGATATTACCGAAATATTTAAAAAGTACCGACCAGGGTTCGAGTGTGGATTTACGTTCGCGTGCCGACCGCTCCGGTTCCGGCCTTATTCGTTTTACAGCGTTTGATGTTTGTGATTCGAAGGGAGAACAATTGTTGACTCCGCAAACCGGACAAGATGTGATGCTTCGTTTTGCATTTGAAAAAAACGGCGAAGTAAATCGTTTACATCTGGCAGTGGGTATAGATGATGAATACGGAACACGCATTACGCATTTGAGCAATGAAGTGACCAATCAGATTTTTGAAAAAGTAGAAAAGGATCAGCACTACATCCAAATTCACATACCTCAATTACCGTTAAAAAATGGAAGCTATTCATTTACGCTTTATTCAACCGTAAATGGCGAATTAGCCGATTATATTCAGAATGCCGGTAGCTTTTTTGTGGAGTCGGGCGATTTTTATGGAACGGGAAAACTTCCGCCCGAGGGACAAGGAAATTTTTTATTGAAGCATCATTTTACACTTTCATAA
- a CDS encoding FkbM family methyltransferase → MKSVVRRLLHGKPTEEAILLRDANQFPRFTPHRFTYRGMNIEVSDFLSVAWQIAEIFGEERLKFESKNPSPVILDCGANVGIAALYFSRLFPQAQLHCFEPENRVLNCLKNNLSSNQVTTAKVHEKAVWINNDGVNFGGEGADGGSVYHEKNSQKVPSVRLKDVLGGFERVDVLKMDIEGAEVEVLKDCGDSLKKIKYLYVEYHSFQNRPQQLDQLLGLLAELGFRYQLKTIGHIAHHPFLGLPADLEMDIQLDIHAINERI, encoded by the coding sequence ATGAAATCTGTTGTAAGAAGACTGTTGCATGGGAAACCCACGGAAGAAGCAATTTTACTCCGTGATGCAAATCAATTTCCCCGCTTTACGCCTCATCGCTTTACGTATCGGGGTATGAATATTGAGGTGAGCGATTTTCTTTCTGTGGCCTGGCAAATTGCTGAAATATTTGGTGAAGAACGATTGAAGTTTGAATCGAAAAATCCTTCTCCAGTTATTTTGGATTGTGGAGCCAATGTGGGAATTGCCGCTCTTTATTTTAGTCGCTTATTTCCGCAGGCACAATTGCATTGTTTTGAACCGGAGAACCGCGTGTTGAATTGTTTAAAAAACAATTTATCCTCCAATCAGGTCACTACTGCCAAGGTTCACGAAAAGGCGGTTTGGATAAATAATGATGGAGTGAATTTTGGAGGTGAAGGTGCCGATGGTGGTTCGGTTTATCATGAAAAAAATAGTCAGAAAGTTCCATCTGTCCGCTTAAAAGATGTTTTAGGCGGTTTTGAACGGGTGGATGTTTTAAAAATGGATATCGAAGGAGCTGAAGTGGAGGTGTTGAAGGATTGTGGTGATTCCCTGAAGAAAATAAAGTATTTGTATGTGGAATACCATTCCTTTCAGAATCGTCCGCAGCAATTGGATCAATTACTGGGATTACTGGCTGAATTGGGATTCAGGTATCAGTTAAAAACAATCGGACATATTGCTCATCATCCTTTTTTAGGATTGCCGGCAGATTTAGAAATGGATATACAGTTAGATATTCACGCTATCAATGAGCGTATTTAA
- a CDS encoding polysaccharide deacetylase family protein, producing the protein MSVFKSKIKNMLLNIDKKIDRSMNGSCAVLLYHRATQLESDPQLLSVSPQHFDEQLNYLKNNYRVLPIEEFSEILLSKKRFPAKSVVLTFDDGYADNYLEALPILEKHQLQALFYISTGTLNTSNEYWWDAVERIVLYGKQPSEKMMLEAGGVSFDLNGDRHLLYESLLPVLRRLPSETREQKIKHLAEVFHNNDGRPSHRAMRWDELKAMHQSASAVIGAHTHLHPSLGKLNVEEQEQEILRSKSILEQQLNCSIEHFSYPFGTKLDFTEDTIRICRKAGFKMVAANFPKFANRKSNPFAFPRHLVRDWNLEEFKRHLVTFF; encoded by the coding sequence ATGAGCGTATTTAAATCGAAAATAAAAAACATGTTGTTGAACATCGATAAAAAAATCGATCGTTCAATGAATGGATCTTGTGCCGTGTTGTTATATCACCGGGCGACACAACTGGAATCGGATCCGCAATTGCTTTCGGTTAGTCCACAACATTTCGATGAGCAATTGAATTATTTAAAAAATAATTACCGCGTATTACCCATTGAGGAATTTTCGGAAATTTTACTGAGTAAAAAACGGTTTCCTGCAAAATCGGTAGTGCTCACTTTCGATGACGGATATGCCGATAATTATCTGGAAGCTCTTCCTATTCTGGAAAAACACCAATTGCAAGCGCTATTTTACATTTCTACCGGTACACTTAATACGAGCAATGAATATTGGTGGGATGCCGTAGAGCGGATTGTACTATACGGAAAACAACCTTCAGAAAAAATGATGCTTGAAGCGGGCGGTGTTTCTTTTGACTTAAATGGAGATCGTCATCTACTTTATGAATCCTTATTGCCGGTTTTGCGTCGACTCCCATCAGAAACAAGAGAACAAAAAATAAAGCACTTAGCTGAAGTATTTCACAATAATGATGGTCGACCATCACACCGTGCCATGCGTTGGGATGAATTAAAAGCCATGCATCAATCAGCTTCTGCAGTTATTGGTGCGCATACGCATTTACACCCTTCGCTTGGAAAATTAAATGTGGAAGAACAGGAGCAGGAAATTCTTCGTTCCAAATCTATTTTAGAGCAGCAACTGAATTGCAGCATTGAACATTTTTCTTACCCTTTTGGAACAAAACTTGATTTTACGGAAGACACCATTCGTATTTGCCGTAAAGCAGGATTTAAAATGGTAGCAGCTAATTTTCCGAAGTTTGCCAATAGAAAATCAAATCCATTTGCCTTTCCCCGACATCTTGTACGCGATTGGAATCTGGAGGAATTTAAACGTCATTTAGTTACATTTTTCTGA
- a CDS encoding glycosyltransferase produces MKIVHISTSDRGGAGIAAVRLHLSLLEKNVDSHLLTLYQFGPTLPNHVTYANKDVMIAPLGWLKDFIIKVKRKFRIYQPAHDRKGKKYLKGRGTGFENFSFPDGLTRLERHPLVMSADIIHLHWVSEGMLNWSTFFSACQKPLIWTLHDMNPFTGGCHHADDCTLFQSNCSICPQLKGTIDPGISHAIWSYKAKSVSDIKNSQLTITAPSHWLTQLSQSSKLFSSFNHITIANGVNNSVFHPVDVEEMRKKYSWSQGKKVILFVAHHVNNIRKGIPFLLEAFQSMNREEVVLCSVGYPSEELSSIPGFYQLGYVQDESTMAALYSMADVFVLPSMAENFPNTIAEALCCGTPCVAFEVGGIPEQINSGNGVLVKEKNAVALGGAIEQVLTTNFSRAQIAADAKLRFGQSLIADAFISLYRKGVDA; encoded by the coding sequence ATGAAGATTGTCCACATAAGTACCAGCGATAGAGGAGGTGCAGGAATAGCTGCTGTACGTCTTCATTTATCATTGCTGGAAAAAAATGTGGATTCGCATTTGCTTACGCTTTATCAGTTTGGACCAACCCTTCCAAATCATGTAACCTATGCCAATAAGGATGTAATGATTGCACCACTTGGTTGGTTAAAGGATTTCATTATTAAAGTAAAACGTAAGTTTAGAATTTACCAGCCTGCGCATGATCGTAAAGGGAAAAAATATTTAAAGGGACGCGGCACCGGTTTTGAGAATTTTTCTTTTCCCGATGGATTGACCCGCTTGGAACGTCATCCTTTGGTCATGTCCGCTGATATCATCCATCTTCATTGGGTGAGTGAAGGAATGCTGAATTGGTCAACATTTTTTTCTGCTTGTCAAAAACCGCTAATATGGACGCTTCACGATATGAATCCATTTACCGGTGGTTGTCACCATGCCGATGATTGTACACTTTTTCAGTCGAACTGTTCGATTTGTCCGCAACTAAAAGGGACCATTGATCCCGGTATTTCTCACGCGATCTGGAGTTATAAAGCGAAGTCCGTTTCAGATATAAAAAATTCGCAATTAACTATTACTGCTCCCTCGCATTGGTTAACTCAATTATCGCAAAGTTCTAAACTGTTCTCAAGCTTTAACCATATTACCATTGCGAATGGTGTAAACAATTCGGTTTTTCATCCGGTGGATGTGGAAGAAATGCGCAAAAAATATTCCTGGTCGCAAGGGAAAAAAGTTATTTTGTTTGTAGCGCATCATGTTAACAATATCCGTAAAGGAATTCCCTTTTTATTGGAAGCATTTCAAAGCATGAATCGCGAAGAAGTGGTTTTATGTTCGGTAGGTTATCCTTCCGAAGAATTATCGTCCATCCCCGGATTTTATCAATTGGGTTATGTGCAGGATGAATCGACCATGGCTGCATTGTATTCGATGGCGGATGTATTTGTTTTACCTTCGATGGCGGAGAATTTTCCGAATACCATTGCGGAGGCTTTATGCTGTGGAACGCCCTGCGTTGCTTTTGAAGTAGGTGGAATTCCGGAGCAAATTAATTCGGGGAATGGCGTTTTAGTGAAGGAGAAAAATGCAGTTGCATTAGGTGGTGCCATTGAACAAGTATTGACCACCAATTTTTCCAGAGCACAAATAGCGGCGGATGCAAAATTGCGTTTTGGTCAATCGCTCATCGCTGATGCTTTCATTTCTCTTTACAGGAAAGGAGTAGATGCATGA
- a CDS encoding glycosyltransferase, which yields MKVSIVTINYNNKAGLIKTLDSVYRQSFPDMEMVIIDGGSTDGSAECVDSYKSRIGFFVSEKDKGIYHAQNKGWQHAKGDYVLFLNSGDVFAADDVLERVFSVEQAADIIYGNMLIVAEDGSERLGKMPSKIGIKQLYKDTLWHPVSFIRTSLFSKHGGYDESLKIVADYDFFCREILKFKAKLSYVDVTISKFDTTGLSSNPARKTQIAAERKLVQDRYMSGFLLFFFRMYSKWRA from the coding sequence ATGAAAGTTTCTATCGTAACCATCAATTATAACAATAAAGCAGGATTGATTAAAACCCTTGATTCTGTTTATCGCCAAAGCTTCCCTGATATGGAAATGGTGATTATTGACGGGGGATCGACGGATGGAAGTGCGGAATGTGTTGATTCGTACAAAAGCAGAATTGGTTTTTTTGTTTCTGAAAAGGATAAAGGGATTTATCATGCTCAAAATAAAGGCTGGCAACATGCAAAGGGAGACTATGTACTCTTCCTGAATTCTGGGGATGTCTTCGCTGCTGATGATGTTTTGGAGCGCGTATTTTCGGTGGAGCAAGCTGCTGATATTATATACGGGAACATGCTGATTGTTGCCGAAGATGGTTCCGAACGTTTGGGAAAAATGCCTTCGAAAATCGGTATCAAACAATTGTACAAAGATACCTTGTGGCATCCCGTTTCGTTTATCCGTACCTCCTTATTCAGCAAGCATGGAGGGTATGATGAGTCGTTAAAAATCGTTGCGGATTATGATTTTTTCTGTCGTGAAATTTTAAAGTTTAAAGCGAAATTGAGTTATGTGGATGTAACCATATCTAAATTCGACACGACCGGTTTAAGTTCTAATCCGGCGCGTAAAACACAAATTGCAGCCGAGAGAAAATTGGTACAAGACCGGTACATGTCAGGTTTCCTGCTTTTTTTCTTCCGTATGTATTCCAAATGGAGGGCTTAA
- a CDS encoding glycosyltransferase has translation MVSVIIPTYNYGSFISEALTAVLNQTYADWECIVVDDCSTDNTASIVQSFIQRDGRFQYLKTISNAGVSAARNLGIRKAKGEWIQFLDADDLIAPDKIEIQLQFLLANPNVDIVYSDFFHFTDHADFSSKGEYTVHERVNGSGHLVVPVLLRGNVFRMNTLLIRKNTMLESGLFREEFRSVEDWEFWLRILSRGAEIRFLPDVRAMSAVRVNPNGLSKDQSTMKKFYLPVLQTLLQSPAVALSLKPGIWMRFSIVFTDKIFRNEEKLILNERKSLFIFLLILHLIVLFPFYIIYKLMRLLQ, from the coding sequence ATGGTTTCGGTAATCATTCCAACATATAATTACGGTTCATTTATTTCGGAGGCATTAACGGCAGTTCTGAATCAGACTTATGCGGATTGGGAATGCATTGTGGTGGATGATTGCTCAACGGATAATACAGCATCCATTGTACAATCGTTTATTCAACGTGATGGACGATTTCAGTATTTAAAAACAATTTCCAATGCAGGTGTATCGGCTGCGCGAAATTTAGGTATTCGAAAAGCGAAAGGGGAGTGGATTCAATTTTTAGATGCGGATGATTTAATTGCTCCGGATAAAATTGAAATTCAACTGCAATTTTTATTGGCAAATCCGAATGTGGATATCGTTTATTCCGATTTTTTCCATTTTACCGACCATGCCGATTTTTCGTCTAAAGGAGAATATACCGTTCATGAACGTGTGAACGGATCCGGTCATCTTGTGGTCCCTGTTTTATTGCGTGGAAATGTTTTCAGGATGAATACCTTATTGATCCGGAAAAATACAATGCTTGAATCAGGTTTATTCAGAGAGGAATTCCGGAGTGTGGAGGACTGGGAATTTTGGTTGAGGATCTTATCGCGCGGTGCGGAAATTCGTTTTTTACCTGATGTCCGCGCAATGAGTGCCGTACGGGTTAATCCGAATGGATTAAGTAAGGATCAATCGACCATGAAGAAATTTTATCTTCCGGTTTTGCAAACACTTCTTCAATCGCCTGCTGTTGCTCTTTCCTTAAAACCGGGAATTTGGATGCGTTTTTCGATTGTGTTCACCGATAAAATTTTTCGGAATGAAGAAAAGCTGATTTTGAACGAAAGAAAATCCTTGTTTATTTTTCTTTTGATTCTTCATTTAATCGTGTTGTTCCCTTTTTATATCATTTATAAATTAATGCGT